A window of the Bombina bombina isolate aBomBom1 chromosome 3, aBomBom1.pri, whole genome shotgun sequence genome harbors these coding sequences:
- the LOC128652240 gene encoding claudin-8-like, translated as MAWFVVQIIGIICGGIGMVLTWIISFIPQWRVTILAENNGLLNSRIDGQWISRWDGLWVTCINQAGISLICNNYESPGSVTTDFKAGRVLIGFAIAMSVIAFLSSLVGVLFDRCHEESRPGKHCLLLTAGILYILTVVLILIPVSWIMSNILQGVYGESLCRGAMRIEIGEAIFIAWPTMLFLLIGGIILSWHCSCRHKKETCEYIPPRDQEMVCRDNYGSPRVEYI; from the coding sequence ATGGCTTGGTTCGTTGTGCAGATCATTGGGATTATTTGTGGAGGTATTGGCATGGTACTTACTTGGATTATTTCTTTTATACCTCAGTGGAGAGTTACCATCCTAGCAGAAAACAATGGACTATTAAACAGTCGTATTGATGGACAGTGGATTAGTCGGTGGGATGGACTATGGGTAACCTGCATCAATCAAGCCGGCATTTCTCTCATATGTAACAATTATGAGTCTCCAGGTTCAGTTACAACAGACTTCAAGGCTGGAAGAGTTCTAATTGGTTTTGCTATTGCAATGTCAGTTATTGCATTTTTATCATCACTTGTTGGTGTGCTGTTTGATCGTTGCCATGAAGAAAGTAGACCAGGAAAACACTGTTTGCTTTTAACTGCAGGAATTTTGTATATTTTGACTGTTGTTCTTATCTTAATTCCAGTGAGCTGGATAATGAGCAACATTCTACAAGGGGTCTACGGTGAGTCATTATGCAGAGGAGCAATGAGGATAGAGATAGGAGAGGCCATCTTTATTGCATGGCCTACTATGTTGTTCCTTCTAATTGGAGGGATAATATTGAGCTGGCACTGTTCTTGTAGACACAAGAAAGAAACCTGTGAATATATACCCCCTCGAGACCAGGAGATGGTGTGCCGTGATAACTATGGAAGCCCTAGGGTTGAGTACATTTAG